The proteins below are encoded in one region of Sminthopsis crassicaudata isolate SCR6 chromosome 1, ASM4859323v1, whole genome shotgun sequence:
- the LOC141540279 gene encoding uncharacterized protein LOC141540279 isoform X3, whose protein sequence is MPKEWVLSRNTYRGCKFRSENKNLTLRPEIQEKVKLHENISDRSQRNGFEIPEFDAHFEQNSNLTSQIKTSREENQLEYILHHRGPESVEVFHNKTTKEERSQEYNEFVKTFDWSSKFIPYQRVSAKERGYECVICGQNFPQLLTLTEHQQNHYKGNHYKCQNCGNVFNQKSEFIRHQIIHISEKTFQCNDCGKLFGHSSHLTEFQSIHTEEKPNKCNKCGKAFDLNSELILDVEKAFYEFNDGGKTFTQLSGFIKHQKIHAGDGIYKCNECGRVLNSKLHLIEHSRIHTDEKPFHCNVCGVILRSRFSLIQHLRIHTDEKSFQCNECGRILNSRLSLIQHCRIHTGEKPFKCDECGKAFTQLIDFVNHQRSHTGEKPYECKECKKAFTQYSVLIRHQRAHTGEKSFKCNECEKAFNRQSVLNVHKRVHTGEKPYECNECGKTFCRSSTLSQHQKIHTGEKPFKCNDCGKRFGRSSHLTEHRRTHTGEKPYKCNKCEKAFSLNSKLIRHERVHTGEKPYECNDCGRTFTQLSGFIKHQKIHTGDGTYKCNECGRVLSSKLRLIEHSRIHTGEKSFQCNVCGRGLRSRLSLIQHLRIHSGEKPFQCDECGRTLSSRLSLIQHYRIHTGEKPYKCDECGKAFTQLIGFVNHQRNHTGEKPYECKECKKAFTRHSVLIRHQRTHTGEKPFKCNECGKAFNRRSVLNVHKRVHTGEKPYECNECGKTFCRSSTLSQHQRIHTGEKPYQCNMCGKTFRCSPYLTVHQRVHTEEKPYECNECGKAFSLSSRLLRHQKIHTSEKFTAL, encoded by the coding sequence GAACAGCAATTTAACTAGTCAGATAAAAACCTCCAGAGAGGAGAATCAGCTTGAATATATTTTACACCATAGAGGTCCTGAGTCAGTAGAAGTTTTCCATAACAAAACaaccaaagaagaaagaagccAAGAATATAATGAATTTGTTAAAACTTTTGATTGGAGCTCAAAGTTTATTCCATATCAGAGAGTTTCTGCAAAAGAAAGAGGATATGAATGTGTTATATGTGGCCaaaattttccccagcttttAACTCTTACTGAGCATCAGCAAAATCATTATAAAGGAAACCACTATAAATGTCAAAATTGTGGCAATGTCTTCAATCAGAAGTCAGAATTCATAAGACATCAGATAATCCATATATCAGAAAAAACTTTTCAGTGTAATGATTGTGGAaaactttttggtcatagctcACATCTTACTGAATTTCAGAGCATTCATACAGAGGAGAAACCTAATAAATGTAAcaaatgtgggaaagcctttgatttaaactcagaacttattttagatgtagaaaaagctttcTACGAATTTAATGATGGTGGAAAAACTTTCACGCAATTGTCAGGTTTTATTAAGCATCAGAAAATTCATGCTGGAGATGGCATTTATAAGTGCAATGAATGTGGAAGAGTTTTAAACAGTAAGCTACATCTTATTGAACATAGCAGAATTCATACTGATGAGAAACCATTTCACTGTAATGTATGTGGGGTAATCCTAAGGAGCAGGTTTAGCCTCATTCAGCATCTCAGAATTCATACTGATGAGAAATCTTTtcagtgtaatgaatgtggaagaaTCTTGAACAGTAGGTTAAGTCTTATTCAACATTGCAGAATTCATACTGGTGAAAAGCCTTTTAAAtgtgatgaatgtgggaaagctttcacTCAGTTAATTGATTTTGTTAATCATCAAAGAAGTCATACTggtgagaaaccttatgaatgtaaggaATGCAAAAAAGCCTTCACTCAATATTCAGTCCTTATTCGACATCAGAGagctcacactggagagaagtcATTTAAATGTAATGAGTGTGAAAAGGCTTTCAATAGACAGTCAGTTCTTAATGTACATAAGAGAGTCCATACTGGGGAAAagccatatgaatgtaatgaatgtgggaaaaccttcTGTCGGAGTTCCACACTTAGCCAACATCAgaaaattcacactggagagaaaccgtTTAAATGTAATGATTGTGGAAAACGCTTTGGTCGTAGCTCCCATCTTACTGAACATCGGAGAACTCATACAGGGgagaaaccctataaatgtaacAAATGTGAGAAAGCTTTTAGTTTGAACTCAAAGCTTATTCGACATGAGAgggttcatactggagagaaaccttatgaatgtaatgactgTGGGAGGACTTTCACACAGTTGTCAGGTTTTATTAagcatcagaaaattcatactggagatgGTACCTATAAGTGCAATGAATGTGGAAGGGTTTTAAGCAGTAAGCTACGTCTTATTGAACACAGCAGAATTCATACTGGTGAGAAATCTTTTCAATGTAATGTTTGTGGGAGAGGCCTTAGAAGCAGGTTAAGCCTCATTCAGCATCTCAGAATTCATTCTGGTGAAAAACCTTTTCAGTGTGATGAATGTGGAAGAACTTTAAGCAGTAGACTAAGCCTTATTCAACATTACAGAATTCACACTGGtgaaaaaccttataaatgtgatgaatgtgggaaagctttcacTCAGTTAATAGGTTTTGTTAACCATCAAAGAAATCATACTggtgagaaaccttatgaatgtaaggaATGTAAAAAAGCCTTCACTCGACACTCGGTCCTTATTCGACATCAGAgaactcatactggagagaaaccatttaaatgtaatgagtgtggaaaggctttcaatAGACGTTCAGTTCTTAATGTACATAAGAGAGTCCATACTGGGGAAAagccatatgaatgtaatgaatgtgggaaaaccttcTGTCGGAGTTCTACACTCAGCCAACaccagagaatccatactggagagaaaccatatcAGTGTAATATGTGTGGGAAAACCTTCAGGTGCAGCCCAtaccttactgtacatcagagagttcatactgaagaaaaaccatatgaatgtaatgaatgtggaaaagccttcagtttGAGCTCTAGGCTCCTACGACACCAGAAAATTCACACTTCAGAGAAGTTTA